GCTATGCTGCGGGAGCCTGCTCTCAGCCCGTCTGCCTCTTTTCGCTGTGTCCCCGCTGAACGTGCTGAAGGCGGCGCACCCGATTTTCGTCCTAACCCACCAGCTTCGGGGCCGCTCCTGCCCTGGTCGGCTGTCCGCGCAGCGAGGAAGTGCTATGACCAACAGATACGATGACCGCGCCCGTCTGGTGTTTCATTACGCCCGCGAGGAAGGCAACCGCCTGGGCCACGCGATGGTCGGCCCCGAGCACCTGCTGCTCGGCCTGATGCGCGAGGGCGGTACCGCCGCACAGATTCTCGGCGAGTTCGGCGCCACCCTCGAATCCCTGCGCCGCCGGGTCGAGGAGATCATCGGGCGCGGGGAAGGCAGCCGCCTGAACGACGCCCCCTCGATCACCCCGCGCGCCCGGCGCGTGATGGAGCTGTCGAGCGCCGAGGCCCGCTCGCTCGGCTCGCAGACGACGAGCACCCAGCACATCCTGCTCGGCATCATCCGCGAGGGCGACGGGGTGGCCTTCCGCATCCTGCAAGAACTCACCAAGGACGTGGACACCATCCGCTGGCGGGTGCTCGCGGAGGGCGAGCGCGAGGGAGGCAAGGCCGCCAAGCCCGTCGCCACCCCTTTTCTCGACGAGTATGGGCGCGACCTCACCAAGTGGGCGCGCGAGGGCAAGCTCGACCCGGTGATCGGGCGCGCGGAGGAGATCCGGCGCGTCACCCAGATCCTGACCCGGCGCACCAAGAACAATCCCGTCCTGATCGGGGACCCCGGCGTCGGCAAAACGGCCATCGTGGAAGGGCTCGCGCTCGCCATCCATGAGAAGCGCACGCCCCCCAGCCTGCACGGCGTGCGGCTCGTCAGCCTCGACCTCTCGGGCGTCGTCGCCGGCACGAAGTACCGGGGCGAGTTCGAGGAGCGGCTGCGCCAGATTATCGAGGAGCTGCGCAACGCCAAGGTGATGGCCTTTATCGACGAGATGCACACCCTCGTCGGCGCGGGCGGCGCGGAAGGCACGCTCGACGCGGCCAACATCCTCAAGCCGGCGCTCTCACGCGGCGAGATCCAGGTGATCGGCGCCACCACGACCGGCGAGTACCACCGCTACATCGAAAAGGACGCGGCTTTAGAGCGGCGCTTCCAGCCAGTGATCGTGCTCGAACCCAGCCCCGCCGAGACGCTCCAGATCCTGCGTGGCCTGCGCCCGAAGTACGAGGAGCACCACGGCGTGCAGATTCCCGAGTCGGCGCTCGAACTCGCGGTGCGGATCGGGGAGCGCAGCCTGCCGGGGCGCAACTTCCCCGACAAGGCGATTGACCTGATCGATGAGGCCGCGAGCCGGGTGCGGCTGAACATGAGCGTCGGCATTCCGGTCAGCGAGACGGCGGACGGCGAACCGATGGTGACGCGCGAGGACATGGAGAGCGTGATCAACTCGATGGGCGGCATCTACTCCGAAGAGTCGGCGGCGCAGCTCACCGACCTCGAGGAGCAGCTCAACGATCAGGTGTACGGCCAGCCCGACGCGGTCAAGGCCCTCGCCAGCGCCATGCGCCGCGCCCGCGTAGGCCTCGGCGGGCGGACCCGCGTTTCGGCGTCGTTCCTGTTCGCCGGACCAAGCGGCGTCGGCAAGACGCACCTCGCCAAGGCGCTCGCCCGGACGCTGTTCGGCTCCGAGCGCGCGCTGATCCGGGTGGACATGTCCGAATTCCAGGAAGGCCACTCGGTCTCCAAGCTGATCGGCTCGCCTCCCGGCTACGTCGGCTTCGAGCAGGGCGGCCGGCTGACTGAGGCGGTGCGCCGCCAGCCGTTTTCGGTGATCCTGCTCGACGAGATCGAGAAGGCGCACCCCGACATCTACAACACCTTCTTGCAAGTCCTCGACGACGGGCGCCTCACCGACGGGCTCGGGCGCACGGTGGATTTCCGGCGCACCATCATCATCATGACGAGCAATACCGGCTTCAACGTGACGCCCACGGCGGGCTTCTCGCCAGTCACGCCCGACTCCAACGCGCCGCTGCGTAACATCTTCACCCCTGAATTTCTCGACCGCCTCGACGACGTGATCCGTTTCAAGTCGCTTGGGGAAGAGGAACTCGTGCGGGTCGCGCAGCAGCTGCTCGGGGAGATGGTCGAGGAACTTGCCAGCCGCGAACTCCCGGTCACCTTCGACCCGGCCATTGCTGCCTGGATCGTCGGGAAACTCAAGGCGAGAAGTCCCAAGCACGCGGTCGGCTCATCGCGTCAGCTGCGCACCCTGATGCGCGAGGAGATCGAGGACCCACTCGCGCTGGAGCTGATCGGCGCCGACGGACGCGAGCTGCGCGTGGTCCTGGGTGAGAATGGCGTCGCCTTCGAGCGCGGCGAGAAGGTCGAGCAGCGCCAGATCCTGGCCTGAATCGACCTGGCATGAGCGCCGGCCCATCTGCACGGGCCGGCGCTTTCCTTGTTGTCTCTTCCGGGCCGCTACCATGCACCCCATGACGAAGAGCATTCACGACTTTCAAGACGAGTACGGACGCATCACGAGCTGGCCCTCGGATCGCCGCCGGGCCCATCAACTCGCCATCCTCGATCACCTCAAGAACCTGCTGGAGTCGGGCCGGAGCTACAGCGAAGAGGACCTGCGCAGCCTGCTGGCCGAGCACACCACGCTGGACGACGTGAGCGTCCTCATCCGCGAACTCGTCGAGAGCAGCTATGTCGCCACCGACGACTCCTCCTACTGGCGGGCCGACGGGCGCCCGGGCCGGGCGGGTTGATTACACCGCCGCTGATCCTTATTGACTCTGGGGTTGATTTGAGATCCAGTCCTCAGTCCACTCCTGCCCAAAACGAATCCGAGAACGGAGAACATAGGGTTGCGCGTCCCCAAGCTGGGCCGGAATTAGTAAGCTGAAGTCAATAAAAGATCCCTGACCTATTGATGAGTAAAACTCGTCACCGTTCTTCATCTTTTCTGAATGTCAAGAGAGGCATGAATCCTGTAGGATACAGTCCGTCGGAAAGCCAAAAATTGTGTTTTTATGGTGAAATGCAGGGCAGCGGTCTATTCATCCGTTCTCCTCATACCTCATAGGAGTTGAGATAATGAAAATAAATTTTACGACAGGCATAGTATGTTTGGGATTTGGCTTGTCTGCATGTGGTGCTTTACCTCAAAATACTGCACTACCGACTCAAGAGGATCAACCTCCTATCATAAGCGTTCGCCCTGCCGAGGTGTCTGAAGCCAATGGATGGAAACAAATCGTTCCCGGATATTGGACTAAAACAGAAGAATATATGGGCGGTCCGTTAGTCACTACATATATTGATCATTCGCAAAAAATGGCAGTAGAGCACGAACTCAAGATTCAGGAAGCCGCAAAACAGCGTCTCATCGGGGAGGGCCTATTGCCAATGCAGATGCAAACGGAGGGAAATGGCTATACAAACCTACTGCGCGACGTGCTCAAGAAGCTCAATGGTGGGTTAACTAGATCTCAGGCGGTTAGTTTAAATGCTCAGTTCGTATATTAAACGTCACTGGGGAAATCCTAGTGACTGTATCTATTACAATTAGCTTCTTAAATTTATTGAGAGTACGTTTAATACCCTATAAAGTTCTAGCTATGATGGAGGACGCTTGGGGATTTACAGGGCGGGAGAAGAAATGCGAAAGGGACGGGTGCAATGGCCCGTTCCGCTTTCAGCGCATTCCCCATCCGGTAAGCTCTGATCATTCTCTCAATGCTGATCGCCTCGCGCCCTCTCCCAAGTTGATCCATAGTCGCCATAACATAGTGAAATCCTCCAGCGAGAACCGAAAACCCGGCCCTGATATGATACCGGCGTAATGGCGAAAGTCCGAACGAACTACCTCTGCACCTCCTGCGGCTATCAGTCGGCCAAGCCGCTCGGACGCTGCCCGAACTGCCAGGCCTGGAACTCCTTCGAGGAAGAGGAGCCCCCGGTCACGGCCAAAGCGGGGCGCGGCGGACTCGGGGGGTACGGCGGGGTACGCGGCGGCAAGCTCACGCCGCTCTCGACGGTGGGGCGGCGCGAGGAGCCGCGCACGTCCTCGGGCATTGCCGAACTCGACCGGGTGCTCGGCGGCGGGCTGGTAGCGGGGGGCGTCACATTGATCGGCGGCGAACCCGGCATCGGCAAGAGCACGCTGCTGCTGCAAGTGGCCGACAAGGTAGCGGCGCGCGGCGGGCCGGTCCTCTACGTCGCGGGCGAGGAGTCGCTCGAACAGATCCGGCTGCGGGCCGACCGCCTCGGGGTCCAGGCCGAACTCCAGCTCACCCGCGACACCCGCGCCGAACACATTGCCGCGCTCATGGAGGAGCACAAGCCCGCGCTGTGCATCGTGGACTCGATCCAGACGGTGACGGTGGAGGGCGAGGGCGCGCCCGGCGGCGTGGCGCAGGTGCGCGACGGCACGTCCATGCTCACGCGGGCGGCCAAGGAGACAGGCACGGCGACGGTCCTGGTCGGCCACGTCACCAAAGACGGCACGGTCGCCGGCCCCAAGGTGATGGAGCACATCGTGGACACCACCGTTTTCCTCGAATCGGTAGGCGCTTTCCGGCTGCTGAGGTCGGTGAAAAACCGTTTCGGGCAGGCCGGCGAACTCGGCGTGTTCGAGATGCGCGGCGAGGGGCTGATCGCGGTGGAGAACCCGTCGGCGGCTTTCCTCGCCGAGCGCCCCCTCGGCGTGCCGGGCAGCGTGGTCGCCGCGACGGTAGACGGTCAGCGCCCGATGCTGCTGGAAGTGCAGGCGCTCGCCTCCAAGACGCCCTATCCCAACGCTCGGCGCGTCGTCGTCGGCCTCGACCCCCGGCGGGTGGACGTGGTGCTCGCGGTGCTCGAACGCCGGCTCGACCTCACGCTCGGCGGGCTCGACGTGTACGTGAACCTCGCGGGCGGGCTCAAGGTGCCCGACCCCGGCCTCGACCTCGCGGTGGCGCTCGCGGTGTACTCGGCGGTGGTGGGAAGAGCCCTGCCGGAGAACGTGGCGGTCTTCGGCGAAGTCGGCCTCGCCGGCGAAGTCCGCTCGACCCAGATGGCCCTGCGCCGCGCCGAGGAAGCGGGCCGCGCCGGTTACACCCGCCTGATCGTGCCGCCAGGGTTGGTCGGCCACAGTGGGGTGAAGAGTGTAGAAGAAGCCGTAGGAGCGGTGTGGGGCGGCGGCAGCGGCAACGAGCGGCGGGAAGCCACGCCCGCCCACACGTAACTTTTCCCCCACTTCCCATTCCCGTATGCGCTACACTCATGCGCTGTGACGTGCGCCGCCTGACTTGACCCTCAAGGACTTCCGGCGCCGCCCCCGGAGGACCTTTGAGTTATTGGCGCCAGACCATCAAACCGCTGCTCGACGCAGAGACCGGAACCCTGTTCAAGCAGGCCCCGATCCGCGTCACGCTCGCGTTCCCTAACCGCTACAGCGTCGGCATGGCCTCGCTCGGCTATCAGGTGATCTACCGCATGTTCAACCACGAGGAGAATGTCGCCTGCGAGCGTGCCTTTCTCCCGGACGACGTGGACGCGTTCGAGCGCACCGGTCAGGCTTTGCCTACCGTGGAATCGGGCCGCGCGGCGGGTGACTGTGAGCTGTTTGCGATCAGCGTGTCGTTCGAGCTCGACCTGACCAACATCATCCGCCTGATCGACGTGGCCGGCATGCGTCCACTGCGGGGGGAACGCAGCGACACTGACCCGGTCGTGATGATCGGCGGGCCGCTGACGAGCAGCAACCCCTACCCGCTCACGCCGTTTGCCGACGTGATCATCATCGGTGACGGTGAACAGATCGTGCCGGTGGTGTCCGAGGCGCTGCGTGAGGCGGCCACCCGCGAGGAGTTCTACGACCTCGTCGACGGGATGCCCGGCGTCTTTCTTCCCGCGCGGCACGTCCACGAGCCGACCTGGGCCACAGCCCCCAAAGAGCTGCTCCCGGCCTACTCGCAGATCGTGACGCCCCACTCGGAACTCTCGAACATGTTCCTGGTCGAGGCGCAGCGCGGCTGCCCGCGCCCGTGCACCTTCTGCCTCGCGCGGACCATGTACGGCCCCAACCGCAATAACCAGGCGCAGGAACTCCTTGACGTGATTCCCGACTGGGTGGAGAAGGTGGGATTGGTGGGCGCGGCGCTTTCCGACTTTCCGCACACCAAGTACGTGGGCCGTACGCTCACCGACCGCGGAATCAAGCTGGGCGTCTCCAGCATCCGCGCCGACACCGTGGACACCGAACTTGCCGAGATCCTCAAGGCGGGGGGCCTGCGAACCTTCACGGTGGCGAGCGACGCGCCCTCCGAGCGGCTACGGCGCTGGCTGAAAAAGGGCATCACGACCGAGGACCTGGTCAAGACCGCCCACATCAGCCGCGACCTGGGCTTCAAGGGCATCAAGGTCTACATGATGATCGGCCTCGGCCCGGAAAACGACGACGACATCACCGAGCTGATCGAGTTCACCAAGGAGCTCGCGGGGATCAACCGCGTGGCCCTCGGCATCTCGCCCTTCGTGCCCAAGCGCCACACGCCCCACTTCGCCGACCCCTTCGGTGGCGTGCAAACCATCGAAAAGCGCCTCAAGCGCATTCAGAAGGAACTGCGGACCACCGCCGAACTCCGCAACGTCTCGGCCAAGTGGGCCTGGGTCGAATCGGTGATCGCGCGCGGCGGCCCCGAGGTGGGGATGGCGGCGTACAGCATCTACCGGAGCGAGAGCATCGGCGCCTGGAAAAAGGCCCTGGACGAGGTGGGCTGGCACGACGAGTTCGAGGCGAACACCCCCGCCATCGGCCTGCCGCCCGGCCAGTACGAAGCCAAAGACGTGAGTGCCCACGCGCAGGGCCTGGCGGTCTAATAAGGATTTCGCTAAATTACGCAGCAATCGGGAAAGCACCGCAAGACGGCTCCACACCGCGAAATCCGTACTTTCTCTGACTCGCTCTGCTCGGATTTCAGGTTGATAAGTCAACCTTTCAATCGGATAAACCCCGCTTCCTCAAGCATGCGCCGCTCCTCCGACCCAGGCAGGAGCGGCGCATTTCACGTGTTTCTCTCTTCGGAGGTCAGCCCCCGAACATCCGCCGCAGGACGCTGAACGACAGTGCGTAGATCACGCCGTAGAGCAGCACCCCGGCGAGCACCGCGAGGTACCACGTCCACCCCAGCCCCAGGCCGAGCGCCAACGCCGCGCTGAGAGAGAGATAGACAGCGAGCAGCACCGCGAGGCGCCGGGCCTTGTCGTTGGGGGTCCATGAGTTCAGGTCCATTGGTCACGTCCTGGAAAAAGAGGGCTCTGCCTCAGACCTTGAGCCAGTCGGGCATGACGTTGAAGAAAAAGGTCGCCAGGCGGGTGAATTGCCCCGTCAGCATCATCACGCCGACGATCACGAGGACGGCGCCCCCCACCTTCTCGAATACCCCCGCATAGCGGTTCAGCCGCCGCAGGTTGAGCCGGTCCCACAGCAGCGCCGCGAGCAGGAAAGGCAGTGCGAGGCCGACGGTATACGCCGCGAGCAGACCTACCCCGGTTCCGAGGCTGGCCGAGCTCGCCGCGAGCCCCAGGATGCTGCCCAGGGTCGGCCCCAGGCAGGGGCTCCAGCCGAACGCGAAGGCTGCGCCGAGCGCCACCGGGCCGTAGCCCCCCGCTCCGGCGAGCTGCCGGGTGTCGCGCATCAGCACCGGCAGCCGGATCACCCCGAGCATCACCAAGCCGAAAAAGATGATCAGGACGGCGGCCACCCGCCCCAGCACGATCTTCTGCGGCGCGAGGAAGGAACCGAGCGTGCTCGCCGTCGCGCCAAGCGCGATAAACACCAGCCCGAAACCGAGGATGAAGCCGAGCGCCCGGGTCAGCGGAGCGCGCGCGCCGCCGAGCACCCCGAGATAACTCGGCACGAGCGGCAGCACGCAGGGGCTCAGAAAGGAGATCAGGCCCGCCAGGAACGCGACGGTAAGCGTGGGGGCGACAGAGGTCACGTCAGGCAGGATAGCGGCCCCACCCCCGGCAGGCCAGAGACCTTTGCCCACAGCGGAAGGAGCCCGGTCAAAACCCCTGACCGGTGAAATTGCCTTCCCAGGCGTTCAGGACGCGCCCGCCCCGCACGAGGAGCACCGCCGGGTAGGTGCCCACCTTGAGCTGCCGGGCAAAACGTTCAGCCTCCTCGCCGCGCCAGGGCTGCACGCCCGCCGGGGCCGGGGTGGGGACGCCCTGGACGTTGACCGCCCGCACCGGCAGGCCGCTGCCCATGACTGCCTTCCACAGCGGCCCGAGGTCTCCGCAGTCGTGCGAGTAGATCACAACCACCTCACGCTCGCTGCTCTGCCAGGGGTGGGGCGGCAGGGGATCACCCAGCCGCACCCGCGCCTCGGCAGAGCCCGCGCCGAGCGTGAGCAGCAGCGTGAGCAGCGGCGCACCGAGCGGACGCGGGTGGAGGGCAGGGCGCTTGGTTGGGCGGTTCATGCCCTGACTATGCCCGAATCCCGCCGCCGCACGGGTGACGGCGCGGTGAGAGGGCACGGGCGACGGGGCTTCAGGGCTGAGCCGGCTTCTGCTCCTGTGCCTGGCCCGCCGGCTTCCCGGAATTGGGGACGGGCCTAGCCTGGGTAGGCTGCACCTGCTTCACCGCCTCGGGATCGGGGGTCTCATCCGGGAGCGGCGCGGGGTTGGCCGGGGGCGCGTAGCCGGGAAGCTGCGCGATCTCGACCCGGCGCTGCACCACGTTCTCGGGCGGCGTGAACTCGGTGGCGAGGCGGCCGGTCGCGCGGTCGATCTCGACCACCACCGTCGCGGGGTCGCTGATGCCCGGATCGAAGGATGTCTCCCGGTAGGTGGGCGCCGCGGGCGCCTCGGGCAGACCCGGCGAGGTCGCGCTCTGGCGGAAGTTGGGATCGATCATCGCCATCTTGACGGTGGGCAGGAACGCGGGGTCGGGGCTGCCCCCGACGATGATGCCGGGCGGCTCCACGAACTTCTTGGGCGTCACGCCCTTGTGCGCGAGCTCCATCATCCGGCGCCAGATCGGGCCGTTGACGTAGCCCGAGTAGTAGCTCTGGGGCATGAAGCCGCCCTGCTGCTTGCCGACCCACACGGCGCCGGTATACAGCGGCGTGGTCCCCACGAACCAGAAATCCTTGGGGCCGTTGCTCGTGCCGGTCTTGCCCGCGACCGGCCACTCGCCGAACTTGGCGCGGGTGGCGAGGCCGCCCTGCGCCTCGGTGAGATCGTTGACCACGCCCAGCATCATGTCGAGGCCCACGTAGGCCACCTGCGGGGTCCAGACCCGCACCGGCAGCCGGGATTCGGTCGCGGCGTCGTAGAGCACCTCGCCGCGTGCGTTCGTCACCCGCTGGATATAGCGCGGCGAGCGGTAGAGGCCGCCATTGACGAAAGGCGCGTAAGCCGCCGCCATCTTGACCGGAGTGGTCTCGACCGCGCCGAGCGCCGCCGCGTAGCTCGTGCCCTCGTTGGGCGGAATGTCGAGCTGGCTGAGCTTACCGAAGAAGGTCTGGAGGCCGATGCGGTCGGCGAGGCGCACGGTCACGAGGTTCAGCGAGCGGTCAAGAGCCTCGCGGATGCTCATCGAGCGGTAGGTCGTGCGGCCTTCGAAGTTCTGCGGCTCGTAGCGCCCATTTTTCGCCGAGGGGTCGGGAAAGCTGATGGGCTTGTCGTCCTCGCGGTGCGCCTGGGTCAGTCCGGTCGAGATCGCGGCGGTGTAGAGCAGCGGCTTGATGGTCGAGCCGATCTGGCGCTGGCCCTGCGCGGCATTGTTCCAGTCGGCGGGCGGCTGGTCGCCGTTCAGCTTTTGCCCCACCATCCCGAGCACCTCGGAAGTGTAAGGGTCGATGATCACGGCGGCGAGGGTCGAGCCGGCCGGAAGCGCCTGCCCCTGGGCGGTGTAGTAGCCGTAGCGCGTCTCGCGGCTGGCCGTCTCCACGGCGTTCTGGACCTTGGGGTCGAGGGTGGTGTAGATCCTCAGGCCACCTGAGCCGTACACCTTGTCGCGCCCGAAACGCCGCACGAGTTCTCTCTCGACCTGATCGACGAAGTGCGGGTGCCGGACGGTCGTGACCGCCTTGAGCTCCTTAGCACTGGGATCGACGAGCTTGGCGCTCAGGACATTGCCGGCGCCGTCATAGGTCACCTGCCAGCCGCGCGGCTGCACCTTCTCCCTCCACGCCGCATCGGCCTGCGCCTGGGTGATCCAGCCGTCCTCGACCATGCGTGCGAGCATCACGCGCATGACCGGGCGCACCGTTTCAGGGTAGTCGTTGTAACGGTTGCGTGGGTTGGGAATCAGCGCGGTGAGGTACGCCGCCTGCGCGAGCGTCAGGTTTTTGGGCGTGGTGCGGAAATACGCCTGGGCCGCCGAGTACACCCCGTAGAGCTCCACCGGGCCGCCGTCGCCCCAATAGATCGCGTTGAGGTAGTCCTGCAGGATCTCGGATTTGGTAAAGGAGCGCTCGACCTGCGCCGAGAGAATCCATTCCTTGATCTTGCGGTCCGGCGTGCGCGCCGCCT
The DNA window shown above is from Deinococcus reticulitermitis and carries:
- a CDS encoding DUF2087 domain-containing protein; this encodes MTKSIHDFQDEYGRITSWPSDRRRAHQLAILDHLKNLLESGRSYSEEDLRSLLAEHTTLDDVSVLIRELVESSYVATDDSSYWRADGRPGRAG
- the radA gene encoding DNA repair protein RadA, whose protein sequence is MAKVRTNYLCTSCGYQSAKPLGRCPNCQAWNSFEEEEPPVTAKAGRGGLGGYGGVRGGKLTPLSTVGRREEPRTSSGIAELDRVLGGGLVAGGVTLIGGEPGIGKSTLLLQVADKVAARGGPVLYVAGEESLEQIRLRADRLGVQAELQLTRDTRAEHIAALMEEHKPALCIVDSIQTVTVEGEGAPGGVAQVRDGTSMLTRAAKETGTATVLVGHVTKDGTVAGPKVMEHIVDTTVFLESVGAFRLLRSVKNRFGQAGELGVFEMRGEGLIAVENPSAAFLAERPLGVPGSVVAATVDGQRPMLLEVQALASKTPYPNARRVVVGLDPRRVDVVLAVLERRLDLTLGGLDVYVNLAGGLKVPDPGLDLAVALAVYSAVVGRALPENVAVFGEVGLAGEVRSTQMALRRAEEAGRAGYTRLIVPPGLVGHSGVKSVEEAVGAVWGGGSGNERREATPAHT
- a CDS encoding penicillin-binding protein; the encoded protein is MNRPTKRPALHPRPLGAPLLTLLLTLGAGSAEARVRLGDPLPPHPWQSSEREVVVIYSHDCGDLGPLWKAVMGSGLPVRAVNVQGVPTPAPAGVQPWRGEEAERFARQLKVGTYPAVLLVRGGRVLNAWEGNFTGQGF
- a CDS encoding transglycosylase domain-containing protein, coding for MIFFLRFLKFLSSLVVAALIAGAGVGAAYVTQWTRQLPDYRELDNLTRSLGAESKVYARDNTPLGTLIPKVGDQVISRTIVRLDEVSPFMVGALIANEDRRFFEHYGLDPYGLARQFQRIAQGEEVQGGSTLTNQLIKNTLLYDEYQAARTPDRKIKEWILSAQVERSFTKSEILQDYLNAIYWGDGGPVELYGVYSAAQAYFRTTPKNLTLAQAAYLTALIPNPRNRYNDYPETVRPVMRVMLARMVEDGWITQAQADAAWREKVQPRGWQVTYDGAGNVLSAKLVDPSAKELKAVTTVRHPHFVDQVERELVRRFGRDKVYGSGGLRIYTTLDPKVQNAVETASRETRYGYYTAQGQALPAGSTLAAVIIDPYTSEVLGMVGQKLNGDQPPADWNNAAQGQRQIGSTIKPLLYTAAISTGLTQAHREDDKPISFPDPSAKNGRYEPQNFEGRTTYRSMSIREALDRSLNLVTVRLADRIGLQTFFGKLSQLDIPPNEGTSYAAALGAVETTPVKMAAAYAPFVNGGLYRSPRYIQRVTNARGEVLYDAATESRLPVRVWTPQVAYVGLDMMLGVVNDLTEAQGGLATRAKFGEWPVAGKTGTSNGPKDFWFVGTTPLYTGAVWVGKQQGGFMPQSYYSGYVNGPIWRRMMELAHKGVTPKKFVEPPGIIVGGSPDPAFLPTVKMAMIDPNFRQSATSPGLPEAPAAPTYRETSFDPGISDPATVVVEIDRATGRLATEFTPPENVVQRRVEIAQLPGYAPPANPAPLPDETPDPEAVKQVQPTQARPVPNSGKPAGQAQEQKPAQP
- a CDS encoding ATP-dependent Clp protease ATP-binding subunit, with the translated sequence MTNRYDDRARLVFHYAREEGNRLGHAMVGPEHLLLGLMREGGTAAQILGEFGATLESLRRRVEEIIGRGEGSRLNDAPSITPRARRVMELSSAEARSLGSQTTSTQHILLGIIREGDGVAFRILQELTKDVDTIRWRVLAEGEREGGKAAKPVATPFLDEYGRDLTKWAREGKLDPVIGRAEEIRRVTQILTRRTKNNPVLIGDPGVGKTAIVEGLALAIHEKRTPPSLHGVRLVSLDLSGVVAGTKYRGEFEERLRQIIEELRNAKVMAFIDEMHTLVGAGGAEGTLDAANILKPALSRGEIQVIGATTTGEYHRYIEKDAALERRFQPVIVLEPSPAETLQILRGLRPKYEEHHGVQIPESALELAVRIGERSLPGRNFPDKAIDLIDEAASRVRLNMSVGIPVSETADGEPMVTREDMESVINSMGGIYSEESAAQLTDLEEQLNDQVYGQPDAVKALASAMRRARVGLGGRTRVSASFLFAGPSGVGKTHLAKALARTLFGSERALIRVDMSEFQEGHSVSKLIGSPPGYVGFEQGGRLTEAVRRQPFSVILLDEIEKAHPDIYNTFLQVLDDGRLTDGLGRTVDFRRTIIIMTSNTGFNVTPTAGFSPVTPDSNAPLRNIFTPEFLDRLDDVIRFKSLGEEELVRVAQQLLGEMVEELASRELPVTFDPAIAAWIVGKLKARSPKHAVGSSRQLRTLMREEIEDPLALELIGADGRELRVVLGENGVAFERGEKVEQRQILA
- a CDS encoding B12-binding domain-containing radical SAM protein translates to MSYWRQTIKPLLDAETGTLFKQAPIRVTLAFPNRYSVGMASLGYQVIYRMFNHEENVACERAFLPDDVDAFERTGQALPTVESGRAAGDCELFAISVSFELDLTNIIRLIDVAGMRPLRGERSDTDPVVMIGGPLTSSNPYPLTPFADVIIIGDGEQIVPVVSEALREAATREEFYDLVDGMPGVFLPARHVHEPTWATAPKELLPAYSQIVTPHSELSNMFLVEAQRGCPRPCTFCLARTMYGPNRNNQAQELLDVIPDWVEKVGLVGAALSDFPHTKYVGRTLTDRGIKLGVSSIRADTVDTELAEILKAGGLRTFTVASDAPSERLRRWLKKGITTEDLVKTAHISRDLGFKGIKVYMMIGLGPENDDDITELIEFTKELAGINRVALGISPFVPKRHTPHFADPFGGVQTIEKRLKRIQKELRTTAELRNVSAKWAWVESVIARGGPEVGMAAYSIYRSESIGAWKKALDEVGWHDEFEANTPAIGLPPGQYEAKDVSAHAQGLAV
- a CDS encoding cytochrome c biogenesis CcdA family protein, producing MLPDVTSVAPTLTVAFLAGLISFLSPCVLPLVPSYLGVLGGARAPLTRALGFILGFGLVFIALGATASTLGSFLAPQKIVLGRVAAVLIIFFGLVMLGVIRLPVLMRDTRQLAGAGGYGPVALGAAFAFGWSPCLGPTLGSILGLAASSASLGTGVGLLAAYTVGLALPFLLAALLWDRLNLRRLNRYAGVFEKVGGAVLVIVGVMMLTGQFTRLATFFFNVMPDWLKV